The following are encoded in a window of Neomicrococcus lactis genomic DNA:
- a CDS encoding DUF58 domain-containing protein: MSAPTPVTPGAFSADDAVAQRKLLSRQERAERREARKKFFQRIPLTARGIGMLVAGVLSLALAGVLGRRELLAISLFLIALPLTSIATVYLGRRQISMQRTFTPHPITAGQTTRVSSRVIFPSTRGSALLVEEHLPASFGANPQFTAAPHDSTAFSYRLRPSQRGTHTVGPATAHFTDVLGLAKQRVTFGEPSALCVLPRTNETTSETSSGAQVGNDNAPTLRHSSPDMDDVMVREYRDGDPLRRIHWPASARHGELMVRQEIFSVRYHVAIMLDAARTSYGLDVMRTESSSAGAERSATELTVPRFDSEPGTTTEDFNRALELTATLVSQMQDNGVTVDVFDHSGTSLNEGLHSVRGYVSRSDDDSVTWILSELGLNEHPAAERNHNLPITENQTLMLITHRPTTEHAERLVRWFEQHRKVTVVMDTTAPARMVFENAGWTVTSEQNLPEEV; encoded by the coding sequence ATGAGCGCACCTACCCCAGTCACCCCCGGAGCCTTTTCCGCGGATGATGCCGTGGCGCAACGAAAGCTGCTTTCTCGGCAAGAACGAGCAGAGCGTCGTGAAGCGCGCAAGAAGTTCTTCCAGCGGATTCCGCTGACCGCTCGCGGGATAGGCATGTTGGTCGCCGGTGTCCTGAGTTTGGCTCTGGCTGGAGTGCTCGGTAGACGTGAACTCCTAGCGATTTCCCTCTTTCTCATCGCACTGCCGTTGACCTCCATCGCCACCGTGTATTTGGGACGCCGTCAGATTTCGATGCAACGCACCTTCACGCCGCATCCCATCACAGCCGGCCAAACAACTCGCGTATCAAGCCGAGTCATCTTCCCCTCAACGCGCGGCTCCGCACTGCTCGTGGAGGAGCACCTTCCAGCATCGTTTGGTGCCAACCCCCAATTTACTGCGGCCCCTCATGACTCAACCGCCTTCAGCTACCGGCTTCGTCCCTCACAGCGCGGCACCCACACGGTTGGCCCGGCGACGGCTCACTTCACGGACGTCTTGGGGCTCGCAAAACAACGCGTCACGTTCGGGGAGCCCAGCGCTTTGTGCGTGCTGCCGCGAACCAACGAGACCACATCTGAGACCTCGTCCGGCGCCCAAGTAGGCAACGACAATGCCCCTACCCTGCGTCACTCCTCGCCAGACATGGATGACGTCATGGTCCGCGAATACCGCGACGGCGATCCGCTACGCCGCATTCACTGGCCGGCAAGTGCCCGGCACGGCGAGCTCATGGTCCGGCAAGAAATCTTCTCGGTGAGGTATCACGTGGCGATCATGTTGGACGCTGCGCGTACTTCTTATGGTCTCGACGTTATGCGCACGGAATCATCGTCCGCTGGCGCCGAACGGTCGGCAACAGAGCTCACCGTCCCCCGTTTCGACAGCGAACCCGGCACCACTACCGAGGACTTCAACCGGGCGCTGGAGCTGACTGCCACCCTTGTGAGCCAGATGCAGGACAACGGCGTCACAGTAGACGTCTTTGACCACTCCGGAACTTCGCTCAACGAAGGCCTCCATTCGGTGCGTGGCTACGTGTCTCGATCAGATGACGACAGCGTGACCTGGATCCTGTCAGAGCTTGGACTGAACGAACACCCGGCAGCTGAGCGCAATCACAACTTGCCCATCACGGAAAATCAAACGCTCATGCTCATCACGCACCGGCCCACCACGGAACATGCCGAACGCTTGGTGCGCTGGTTTGAACAGCATCGCAAGGTCACCGTGGTCATGGACACCACTGCTCCCGCCAGAATGGTCTTCGAGAACGCCGGCTGGACCGTCACCTCCGAACAGAACCTCCCGGAGGAAGTGTGA
- a CDS encoding transglutaminaseTgpA domain-containing protein codes for MTTTVPIETPPEAAEKRPRRAASSSFVPRLLAQNLAVFLATCAVMIAAATSLEGMYSGWSWMWDIGVVVLVVAGAITGTRTIGSLVSKASWLDQEPSNPRANVWVRSFTPSLAGLLALIGVTIARFMPETALLKIFPTTLTLDTFQGMVRFASEEVMSQVTPVIPSSALIALTCLAVGLLVILFDLLAFGVGFPAISGMIPASMLVVTSLVEPRGAGMMSIAATAVGYMLVLAVAQWVATSRVQGARLPQFVTVVAAGLAALLLVPAAIPGFSSGFLPEGKRLYLFGEPTGVNPVLNLGANLSQPLALDSIYYYTNSEKPVYLRTAVVSDLADSRWAPSDIDEERLALDPGGTFLPQQRVSSSEEPSESEDTKIVEIHTGNYNSPWLPIPQDASFINGISSAWGWNPTTSTIFSRENAQSSDLNYQVATETPAMDANEMSSIVQSERLENYVLERRFPDETQSSDSAVVRSTFETALSEAKISTDTADKFSVAVALQNFLRSTRFTYSEQTPLEQGYDGNGLSVVEEFLRVGAGYCIHYSSAMALMAREAGIPSRIVVGYSPGRSTGNSVNRNGIEAREYAVSARNAHAWPELYFEGLGWIPFEPTPGRGTTPDYAPEASAAAASTSTSESVPTQSAPSTESVASSTVAEVPPVDAPPGTGSSGLVHQPAFRVVLAVLGALLVVALLLLIPFFIRSSRRSRSARILNDPNTDASERALTAWRELTDTAKDFGYPMRREESAAAFTQRLGVALQADGEPSSSSRPYDAAAPLQRLRSAFEVARYARSGSVLDDFDASKDIDSLKSIFMDRADSRTRFRAKFWPPSVLGAFRKH; via the coding sequence GTGACCACTACCGTCCCCATCGAAACCCCTCCTGAAGCCGCCGAGAAGCGGCCTAGGCGAGCTGCGTCGTCGTCCTTTGTGCCACGGCTACTGGCGCAGAATCTCGCCGTGTTCCTCGCAACGTGCGCTGTGATGATTGCTGCCGCCACGAGCCTTGAGGGAATGTACAGCGGCTGGTCCTGGATGTGGGATATCGGTGTTGTGGTACTGGTAGTGGCCGGTGCGATTACCGGGACGCGGACTATCGGATCGCTCGTCTCGAAGGCGTCCTGGCTGGATCAAGAACCGAGTAATCCGCGAGCCAACGTGTGGGTGCGGTCCTTTACGCCCTCGCTCGCAGGGCTGCTGGCGCTGATCGGCGTCACCATCGCGAGGTTCATGCCTGAGACCGCACTTTTGAAGATCTTCCCGACGACGCTCACCCTCGACACGTTCCAGGGGATGGTTCGTTTCGCGTCCGAAGAAGTGATGTCCCAAGTCACCCCAGTCATACCAAGCTCAGCTCTCATTGCGCTGACTTGTCTCGCGGTGGGTCTGCTGGTGATCTTGTTTGATCTGCTGGCATTCGGGGTAGGGTTCCCTGCGATTTCTGGAATGATTCCGGCATCCATGCTGGTGGTGACGTCGCTCGTGGAGCCGAGGGGCGCCGGCATGATGTCTATCGCTGCAACCGCGGTGGGTTACATGTTGGTGTTGGCCGTGGCTCAGTGGGTGGCCACATCGCGCGTACAGGGTGCACGGCTTCCCCAGTTCGTGACGGTGGTGGCGGCTGGCCTGGCGGCCCTGTTGCTGGTACCCGCGGCTATTCCGGGCTTCAGCTCGGGCTTTCTTCCGGAAGGTAAGCGTCTCTATCTGTTCGGCGAGCCCACTGGCGTGAATCCGGTCCTCAATCTCGGCGCAAATCTCAGCCAGCCGCTGGCGCTGGATTCGATTTACTACTACACGAATTCAGAGAAGCCGGTATACCTGCGCACCGCTGTGGTCTCTGACTTGGCGGATTCTCGATGGGCGCCTAGTGATATCGATGAGGAGCGCTTGGCTCTAGACCCAGGCGGCACCTTCTTGCCCCAGCAACGCGTGAGCAGTTCCGAAGAACCCTCCGAATCCGAGGATACGAAGATCGTGGAAATCCACACCGGCAATTACAACAGCCCATGGCTGCCGATTCCGCAGGATGCGAGCTTCATCAACGGTATTTCCAGTGCGTGGGGCTGGAATCCGACGACTTCCACAATCTTCTCCAGAGAGAATGCTCAATCCTCTGACTTGAACTACCAAGTCGCTACTGAGACTCCCGCGATGGACGCCAACGAAATGTCGTCGATCGTACAGTCGGAGCGCCTCGAAAATTACGTCCTGGAACGTCGTTTCCCGGACGAAACGCAATCCAGCGACTCCGCCGTGGTGCGATCCACCTTTGAAACGGCGCTATCCGAAGCCAAGATCTCCACCGACACGGCTGACAAGTTCTCGGTTGCCGTGGCCCTCCAGAACTTCCTGCGCTCCACTCGCTTCACCTATTCGGAGCAAACACCACTCGAGCAGGGTTATGACGGCAACGGGCTTTCCGTGGTGGAAGAGTTCCTTCGCGTGGGCGCCGGATACTGCATCCACTACTCCTCCGCGATGGCCCTCATGGCTCGCGAGGCTGGCATCCCGTCCCGCATTGTGGTGGGCTACTCCCCCGGCCGTTCAACGGGAAATTCGGTGAACCGTAACGGTATTGAGGCCCGCGAATACGCCGTGTCCGCACGGAACGCTCACGCCTGGCCAGAACTCTATTTCGAGGGCCTCGGCTGGATCCCGTTCGAACCGACTCCGGGCCGCGGCACCACTCCTGATTACGCACCCGAAGCCTCCGCGGCGGCCGCGTCAACCTCCACCTCCGAATCGGTCCCCACACAAAGTGCCCCCAGCACGGAGAGCGTTGCCTCGTCCACCGTTGCTGAAGTTCCACCGGTCGATGCCCCACCAGGTACCGGTTCCAGCGGACTCGTTCATCAGCCGGCATTTCGGGTTGTCCTGGCTGTGCTCGGCGCGCTGCTAGTGGTCGCACTGTTGTTGCTTATTCCATTCTTCATCCGCTCGAGTCGTCGTTCGCGCTCGGCACGGATCTTGAACGATCCGAACACCGATGCGTCCGAACGCGCGCTGACTGCCTGGCGCGAGCTCACCGACACCGCGAAAGATTTCGGCTACCCGATGCGCCGCGAGGAGTCTGCTGCTGCCTTCACCCAGCGGCTTGGGGTCGCGTTGCAGGCTGACGGAGAGCCTTCCTCTTCTTCTCGCCCGTACGACGCCGCCGCTCCACTTCAGCGCTTGCGCTCGGCTTTCGAGGTGGCGCGGTATGCGCGATCAGGGTCTGTTCTTGATGACTTCGACGCTTCAAAAGACATCGATTCCCTCAAATCGATTTTCATGGATCGGGCCGATTCTCGCACTCGATTCAGAGCCAAGTTCTGGCCTCCTTCCGTCTTGGGAGCGTTCCGCAAGCACTAG
- a CDS encoding VOC family protein, with protein MTGPVPYLQFPGTTREALTFYHEVFGGKLEMYSLQDMNRTDGPAENIGHGQLVGDVNLFATDSDSSDSALTIHGIMFSLLGSAEPATLTKWFEALSNGGRVIDPLTAKPWGDTDGQVVDRYGLHWLIGYQGTDSAMS; from the coding sequence ATGACTGGACCAGTGCCATACCTGCAATTTCCCGGAACCACTCGCGAAGCTCTCACCTTTTATCACGAGGTTTTCGGAGGAAAGCTGGAGATGTACTCGCTCCAGGACATGAACCGAACTGACGGTCCGGCGGAGAACATCGGTCATGGCCAGCTCGTTGGAGACGTTAATCTGTTCGCCACCGATAGCGATAGCTCAGATTCTGCTCTCACTATTCACGGCATCATGTTTTCATTACTGGGCAGCGCGGAGCCCGCGACACTTACAAAGTGGTTTGAGGCCCTCAGTAATGGCGGCCGAGTGATCGATCCCCTCACAGCCAAACCGTGGGGCGATACCGACGGTCAGGTCGTGGATCGCTACGGACTCCACTGGCTGATTGGTTACCAAGGCACCGACAGCGCAATGTCCTAA
- a CDS encoding GlxA family transcriptional regulator, with product MRIGLIAIDGCFGSAIASIIDIVRVADGARGDVDPRIDPIELAILGPKRRVTTTASMTLSVDHPLSESGEFDVVVVPALGTLTAAATNDALQSRDARSVIASLGRLDEATTRIAAACTGVFAVAETGRMHHRRATTSWFLGPEFLKRYPTVALDLDTMVVVDGNLVTAGAAFAHIDLALSLVRSIRPDLAQHVAKLLIIDERPSQAAFVAYEHLRHEDPIVVEFERFVRARLDEPFNVAFVAQSLGTSRRTLERRVRAALNLTPLGFVQRLRIERARHLSATTDLTSAEIALRVGYANAETLRSLLRRERRRS from the coding sequence ATGCGTATTGGACTGATCGCGATCGACGGCTGCTTCGGTTCGGCTATCGCGTCGATCATCGACATCGTGCGGGTGGCCGATGGAGCCCGCGGCGATGTCGACCCGCGGATCGACCCGATCGAACTCGCCATCCTCGGACCGAAACGGCGAGTGACCACGACGGCATCGATGACCCTGTCGGTGGACCACCCGCTGTCGGAGTCCGGAGAGTTCGACGTGGTCGTCGTCCCTGCGCTTGGAACCCTTACGGCCGCCGCTACCAACGACGCCCTCCAGAGCCGAGATGCTCGTTCGGTCATCGCTTCGCTCGGGCGCCTCGACGAGGCGACCACCCGGATCGCCGCGGCGTGCACCGGCGTGTTCGCCGTCGCCGAGACCGGACGGATGCATCATAGGCGGGCGACGACCAGCTGGTTCCTGGGGCCGGAGTTCCTGAAGCGCTATCCGACCGTCGCCCTCGATCTCGACACCATGGTCGTGGTCGACGGGAACCTCGTCACCGCCGGCGCCGCCTTCGCCCACATCGACCTCGCGCTCTCACTCGTGCGATCGATCCGCCCCGACCTGGCCCAACATGTCGCCAAGCTCCTCATCATCGACGAGCGCCCGTCGCAAGCGGCCTTCGTCGCCTACGAACATCTCCGGCACGAGGACCCGATCGTCGTCGAGTTCGAACGCTTCGTGCGCGCCCGCCTGGACGAACCGTTCAACGTCGCCTTCGTCGCGCAGTCGCTCGGCACCAGCCGGCGCACCCTCGAACGACGAGTCCGTGCGGCCCTCAACCTCACTCCGCTCGGCTTCGTCCAACGGCTTCGCATCGAACGAGCTCGGCACCTCTCAGCAACCACGGACCTCACCTCCGCCGAGATCGCGCTACGGGTCGGCTACGCGAACGCCGAGACTCTGCGCTCCCTCCTGCGCAGGGAGCGACGCCGTTCCTGA
- a CDS encoding putative quinol monooxygenase, producing the protein MSTPASLPYAFVAKIVAADGQHDALADLLAGAVALANEEVGTIVWFAVRTHADTFWIFDAFPDEAARDAHANGAIVAALMANQHLLGAAPEILAADVLASKLP; encoded by the coding sequence ATGTCAACACCCGCATCACTTCCGTATGCCTTCGTCGCCAAGATCGTCGCGGCCGATGGACAGCACGACGCGCTCGCCGATCTGCTCGCCGGCGCTGTCGCTCTCGCCAACGAAGAAGTAGGAACGATTGTTTGGTTCGCGGTCAGGACCCACGCCGACACCTTCTGGATCTTCGATGCATTCCCCGACGAGGCCGCTCGCGACGCCCACGCCAACGGCGCCATCGTCGCAGCCCTGATGGCCAACCAGCACCTCCTCGGCGCAGCACCCGAGATCCTGGCGGCCGACGTCCTCGCGTCCAAGCTCCCGTAG
- a CDS encoding HNH endonuclease signature motif containing protein, with translation MTTTQLLQRMLTYSDAVRTEFDSLTDTQLTRLSDDQWADYADAVEAMSRFLTRFQVHAAAAFVRAAQDAQATGVGTRLRTKTPEERLAERLGVTKSEIRRRVALADALQSGTDEYDQAVEPKYPAVAELFNSGGTSLSTASTMIRELDKATVLSNATPDLDTARVRRDMEAALVQAQHQGGAPLVTTVGKNWLNRLNTKNVQPTSELAKQFQGLHLIGRKYGLNHGEFYLDDEQWATLVAGSSFEANPRIKTTNGGNGGSDTASEMLFDDAVSSPADEDAVAEELKDSRTRSQKLADGLMRTIQAGLSTNKLPQNGGLRPQVMVTIDAETLQGRLASHKTFQSHSAQVGPIDPGLIRRIACNADLLPIVLNGEGRVLDVGVPQRLFTTEQRKILYARDLGCSAPGCTVPADGCEAHHVQEWSKGGPTTIENGVLVCHFHHKLVHDTPWKIDMGRGVPYWVPPKAVDPDQKPRRNYHFHPELVGADSGT, from the coding sequence ATGACCACCACGCAACTACTCCAACGAATGCTCACCTATTCAGACGCTGTGCGGACTGAGTTCGACTCCCTCACTGACACCCAGCTGACCCGACTCAGCGATGACCAGTGGGCTGATTATGCCGACGCCGTCGAGGCCATGTCCCGGTTTCTCACGCGATTTCAGGTTCATGCCGCTGCCGCGTTTGTTCGTGCGGCGCAGGACGCTCAAGCAACTGGTGTTGGTACGCGATTGCGCACGAAAACCCCCGAGGAGCGTTTGGCTGAGCGGCTTGGCGTGACGAAGTCTGAGATCCGACGACGAGTGGCCCTTGCCGATGCGCTTCAATCCGGCACGGACGAATACGACCAGGCTGTTGAGCCCAAGTACCCGGCAGTGGCCGAACTGTTCAACAGTGGTGGCACCAGTCTCTCGACTGCCTCGACGATGATCCGTGAGCTTGATAAGGCCACAGTCCTCTCCAATGCCACACCTGACTTGGATACGGCACGGGTGAGGCGGGACATGGAAGCCGCTCTCGTCCAGGCCCAGCATCAAGGCGGAGCACCTCTGGTCACCACCGTGGGTAAGAACTGGTTGAACCGGTTGAACACCAAGAACGTGCAGCCAACATCGGAGCTGGCTAAACAGTTTCAAGGACTCCACTTGATTGGCCGCAAGTACGGCCTGAATCATGGCGAGTTTTATCTTGATGATGAGCAGTGGGCGACCCTCGTCGCGGGCTCTTCTTTCGAGGCGAATCCACGCATCAAGACCACCAATGGCGGCAACGGTGGATCGGACACGGCATCCGAAATGCTCTTCGACGACGCCGTTTCGAGCCCAGCAGACGAAGATGCCGTCGCGGAGGAACTGAAGGACTCCCGCACGCGTTCTCAGAAGCTTGCCGATGGGCTGATGCGCACGATCCAGGCTGGTCTTTCCACGAACAAGCTGCCACAGAATGGTGGTTTGCGTCCGCAGGTCATGGTGACGATCGATGCCGAGACGCTGCAGGGTCGGCTTGCTTCGCACAAGACGTTCCAATCGCATTCGGCGCAGGTCGGACCGATTGATCCAGGACTCATCCGGCGCATTGCTTGCAATGCGGACCTTTTGCCGATTGTGTTGAATGGTGAAGGACGAGTCCTGGACGTTGGAGTTCCGCAGAGATTGTTCACGACGGAGCAGCGGAAGATTCTCTACGCGAGGGATCTTGGGTGTTCGGCACCTGGCTGCACGGTTCCGGCCGATGGTTGCGAAGCCCACCATGTTCAGGAATGGAGCAAAGGCGGACCAACCACCATCGAAAACGGTGTCCTCGTCTGCCACTTCCACCACAAGTTGGTGCATGACACCCCATGGAAGATCGACATGGGCAGAGGTGTGCCGTATTGGGTTCCGCCGAAAGCCGTCGACCCCGATCAGAAACCACGACGGAACTACCACTTCCACCCCGAACTGGTCGGAGCTGACTCGGGAACGTGA
- a CDS encoding IS1249 family transposase → MPVASHRPRCGVCDCVLVKNGKTSAGRARWRCKSCGASQVRSRSDVTRKSELTQFLTWILGTQSQAAMAGSARGFRKRIQWCWRVEVPPPVPTGVVHHQLMLDGTYFNGWCVLIAYNGKYVVDWQWCDREKKIAWQVLLERIPAPAVAIIDGGTGLRAALKETWPESKVQRCYFHVFQNIRRELTFQPRLPAGKELAALTRVLMKVSTQDEAIAWLREYAAWEAKWDEFLKHRTKAKTGQERPSSVSRNSHWWYTHQRLRRARNVYRRLIQEHCLFTWLDTDLQPDTGEKIHRTTSPLEGGPNKAIKELLRLHRGLPEEHARTAVDWLLESLTEHPRQPWSLVKPEHLNPAQRTKNASMESDESQAPETYSNHFSWEDGNGIQTGWAGRNQP, encoded by the coding sequence GTGCCTGTTGCTTCTCATCGGCCACGTTGTGGTGTATGTGATTGTGTTCTGGTCAAGAACGGTAAGACCTCGGCTGGTCGTGCTCGGTGGCGGTGCAAGTCGTGTGGTGCTTCGCAGGTTCGTTCACGATCTGATGTCACTCGTAAGAGCGAACTGACTCAGTTCTTGACATGGATCCTGGGTACTCAGTCGCAGGCAGCCATGGCAGGTTCAGCGCGTGGTTTCCGGAAGCGTATTCAGTGGTGCTGGCGCGTTGAGGTTCCACCGCCTGTGCCCACCGGCGTAGTGCATCATCAGCTCATGCTTGATGGCACCTATTTCAACGGGTGGTGCGTGCTGATCGCCTATAACGGCAAGTACGTGGTGGATTGGCAATGGTGCGATCGAGAGAAAAAGATCGCCTGGCAAGTCCTACTCGAGCGGATCCCGGCACCGGCGGTGGCGATCATTGATGGTGGTACCGGGCTACGTGCCGCGTTGAAGGAAACGTGGCCGGAGTCGAAAGTTCAACGCTGCTATTTTCATGTGTTCCAGAACATCCGTCGCGAGCTCACCTTCCAGCCACGGCTACCAGCCGGTAAAGAACTCGCAGCCCTGACGAGGGTCTTGATGAAGGTCAGCACCCAAGACGAAGCCATTGCGTGGTTGCGTGAATACGCCGCGTGGGAGGCGAAATGGGACGAGTTCCTCAAGCACCGAACCAAAGCGAAAACCGGTCAGGAACGCCCCTCAAGCGTCTCGAGAAACAGTCACTGGTGGTACACGCATCAACGCTTACGCCGAGCCCGGAACGTGTATCGACGCCTCATCCAAGAACACTGCTTATTCACGTGGTTAGACACTGACCTGCAACCAGACACCGGCGAGAAAATTCACCGGACCACATCCCCGTTAGAAGGCGGACCGAACAAAGCGATCAAAGAGCTCTTACGGCTGCATCGAGGACTCCCCGAAGAGCACGCCAGAACCGCTGTGGACTGGCTCCTCGAATCCCTCACCGAACACCCCAGACAACCCTGGAGCCTCGTGAAACCAGAACACCTCAACCCGGCCCAACGGACCAAAAACGCATCAATGGAAAGCGATGAATCGCAAGCCCCAGAAACCTACAGCAACCACTTCAGCTGGGAAGACGGAAACGGCATCCAAACCGGCTGGGCCGGCAGAAACCAACCATGA
- a CDS encoding NAD-dependent succinate-semialdehyde dehydrogenase codes for MTITPEREAELLASIPKGLLINGEWRDSSDGSTYDVHDPATGKVLATLASATSEDALAALDAADKAQAAWALSAPRERSNILRRAFELIQERAEDFALIMTLEMGKPFNEAMGEVTYGNEFLRWFSEEAVRDYGRYVTTPEGKNKILVQRKPVGPALLITPWNFPLAMATRKVGPAIAAGCTAILKPAKLTPLTSQLFGQILLEAGVPAGVVNIVSSKSASGISGPIMKDHRLRKVSFTGSTPVGRQLLKDAADNVLRTSMELGGNAPFIVFEDADLDKAVEGAMAAKMRNMGEACTAANRFLVQDTVAEEFTKKFAAALSALKLGRGTEDDSQVGPIIDSGARDDIHELVTSAVAAGATVVTGGEKLEGDGYFYKPTVLNNVPNDAEILRQEIFGPVAPVTTFATEADAIKLANASEYGLASYVFTKDFSKLLRVAEQIEFGMVGFNAGVISNAAAPFGGVKQSGLGREGGAEGIDEYTTVQYIGIADPFTDAK; via the coding sequence ATGACTATCACTCCCGAACGCGAAGCCGAACTGCTGGCCTCGATCCCGAAGGGCCTGCTCATCAACGGTGAGTGGCGCGATTCTTCCGATGGCAGCACCTACGACGTGCATGATCCAGCCACCGGCAAGGTTCTTGCAACCCTCGCATCCGCAACTTCTGAAGATGCGCTTGCTGCTCTTGACGCTGCTGACAAGGCACAGGCCGCATGGGCACTTTCCGCTCCACGCGAGCGCTCCAACATCCTTCGCCGCGCTTTCGAACTCATTCAGGAACGCGCCGAGGACTTCGCCCTCATCATGACCCTTGAAATGGGTAAGCCTTTCAATGAAGCCATGGGCGAAGTGACCTACGGCAACGAGTTCCTGCGCTGGTTCTCTGAAGAAGCAGTCCGCGATTACGGCCGCTATGTCACCACGCCTGAAGGCAAGAACAAGATTTTGGTACAGCGCAAGCCGGTTGGCCCAGCACTGCTCATTACGCCTTGGAACTTCCCTCTTGCGATGGCTACCCGCAAGGTTGGCCCAGCGATTGCTGCGGGTTGCACGGCTATCTTGAAGCCTGCGAAGCTCACCCCGTTGACCTCGCAGCTCTTCGGCCAGATTTTGCTTGAAGCTGGCGTTCCTGCTGGCGTCGTGAACATCGTTTCCTCGAAGTCGGCTTCCGGAATTTCCGGCCCAATCATGAAGGACCACCGCCTCCGTAAGGTGTCCTTCACCGGTTCCACTCCAGTGGGTCGCCAGTTGCTCAAGGATGCTGCCGACAACGTTTTGCGCACGTCCATGGAGCTTGGTGGCAACGCTCCGTTCATCGTCTTCGAAGACGCTGACCTGGACAAGGCTGTTGAAGGCGCTATGGCTGCCAAGATGCGTAACATGGGCGAGGCTTGCACCGCCGCTAACCGCTTCTTGGTTCAGGACACGGTTGCTGAAGAGTTCACGAAGAAGTTCGCTGCTGCGTTGTCCGCTTTGAAGCTTGGCCGCGGTACCGAAGACGATTCGCAGGTTGGTCCGATCATCGACTCGGGCGCTCGCGATGACATCCACGAGCTCGTGACCTCCGCTGTTGCCGCTGGCGCCACCGTAGTAACGGGCGGCGAGAAGCTCGAGGGCGACGGCTACTTCTACAAGCCAACCGTCCTCAACAACGTCCCGAACGACGCCGAGATCCTCCGCCAGGAGATCTTCGGACCGGTTGCTCCTGTGACCACGTTCGCGACGGAAGCAGACGCTATCAAGCTCGCAAACGCTTCCGAGTATGGCTTGGCGTCTTACGTCTTCACGAAGGACTTCTCGAAGCTTCTTCGCGTGGCTGAACAGATCGAATTCGGCATGGTTGGCTTCAACGCTGGCGTCATTTCCAATGCTGCAGCGCCATTCGGTGGCGTCAAGCAGTCCGGCTTGGGCCGCGAGGGCGGCGCCGAGGGTATCGACGAATACACCACGGTGCAGTACATCGGCATTGCTGATCCTTTCACTGACGCTAAGTAG
- the rsmI gene encoding 16S rRNA (cytidine(1402)-2'-O)-methyltransferase: MDRSLSPLRPGEIVLAGTPIGNLGDTTPRLEHALQTADIVAAEDTRRLHHLVNALGLKLTGDVVSYHEHNEAERAAELLAAASSGKSVVIVSDAGMPTVSDPGFRAVHAAMKAGISVTTIPGPSAVLTALAVSGLPTDRFTFEGFIPRKAGERAERLSELATERRTMVFFEAPHRLETLLSAMQDAFGDERRVSVCRELTKLHEEVIRGSLAEVHDWAASNEVRGEIVVVLGGAPPEQKAQALDLVESVNSLIESGLRLKEAVQAVAQRERVPQRELYAAVVESRKK, encoded by the coding sequence ATGGATCGTTCGTTGTCCCCGCTGCGCCCGGGTGAAATAGTTCTGGCTGGCACTCCCATTGGAAATTTGGGGGATACGACGCCGCGGCTTGAGCACGCGCTCCAGACTGCGGACATTGTGGCCGCGGAAGATACCCGCCGACTTCACCACTTGGTCAACGCCCTGGGCTTGAAGCTCACTGGGGACGTAGTTTCCTATCACGAGCACAACGAAGCGGAGCGGGCAGCGGAACTGTTGGCTGCGGCGTCGTCCGGGAAATCCGTTGTGATTGTATCCGACGCCGGGATGCCCACCGTGTCCGATCCTGGCTTCCGTGCGGTGCATGCCGCGATGAAAGCGGGAATTTCCGTCACCACTATTCCGGGGCCGAGTGCTGTGCTGACCGCGCTCGCAGTGTCTGGTCTGCCGACGGATCGCTTCACTTTTGAGGGCTTCATCCCGCGCAAGGCCGGCGAACGTGCCGAACGGTTGAGTGAGCTAGCGACTGAACGCCGCACCATGGTGTTCTTCGAGGCGCCGCACCGGTTGGAGACTTTGTTGAGCGCCATGCAGGACGCATTCGGCGACGAACGCCGCGTATCCGTGTGCCGCGAGCTTACGAAGCTTCACGAAGAAGTCATCCGCGGATCGCTTGCCGAAGTGCATGATTGGGCCGCAAGTAATGAGGTGCGTGGCGAGATTGTGGTGGTCCTCGGCGGCGCCCCGCCGGAGCAAAAGGCGCAGGCGCTAGACCTTGTGGAAAGCGTCAATTCGCTGATTGAAAGCGGACTGCGCTTGAAAGAAGCTGTCCAAGCGGTGGCCCAACGAGAGCGCGTCCCGCAACGCGAGCTGTATGCCGCCGTGGTGGAGTCGCGCAAGAAATGA